The following coding sequences are from one Eucalyptus grandis isolate ANBG69807.140 chromosome 11, ASM1654582v1, whole genome shotgun sequence window:
- the LOC104424599 gene encoding LOW QUALITY PROTEIN: rust resistance kinase Lr10 (The sequence of the model RefSeq protein was modified relative to this genomic sequence to represent the inferred CDS: deleted 1 base in 1 codon), which translates to METACTIEFVGMLSQWVDESNLHSYAQIHERMVYGFELSWSYPPKLSRGDPKHTKIDIAYGLAHTLWRIEHISFLPIGFIRYKRNLYSGTGNHYLDVVVLFLLDIVLQCMVVKFILGAPCVMTLLIRKWKRRHLAMDQNVEEFLQSNNNFLPIRYSYSDIKKITSGLKDKLGEGGYGSVFKGRLRSGREVAVKILKKGKTNGQDFISEVATIGRIHHVNVVGLIGYCFEGSKQGLVYDFMHNGSLDKHIFSREQGISLECKEVYEIALGVARGIEYLHRGCDIQILHFDIKPHNILLDEDFTPKVSDFGLARLYPTDYNTVSLTAARGTLGYMAPELVFKNLGGISYKADVYSFGKLLMEMATRRKNEDKVTGCSSHTYFPLWVHDQIDKELKIPVEVSEDKRKIIKKMIIVALWCIQWNHDDRPSMRESLENARRRSR; encoded by the exons ATGGAAACCGCATGCACTATAGAGTTTGTGGGAATGCTATCACAGTGGGTTGATGAATCTAATCTTCATTCCTATGCGCAAATTCACGAACGTATGGTTTATGGATTCGAGCTTTCGTGGTCTTATCCTCCTAAGCTTTCAAGGGGTGATCCTAAGCACACCAAGATAG ATATCGCCTATGGCCTCGCCCATACTCTTTGGCGTATTGAACATATCTCGTTCCTTCCCATCG GTTTCATTCGTTACAAACGCAATCTCTATTCGGGAACAGGGAACCACTACCTTGATGTGGTGGTGCTTTTTCTCTTGGACATCG TGCTTCAGTGCATGGTTGTGAAATTCATCTTGGGAGCCCCATGTGTGATGACGTTGCTAATACGCAAATGGAAGAGAAGACACTTAGCAATGGATCAAAATgttgaagaatttttgcaatCTAACAATAATTTCTTGCCGATAAGGTATTCTTACTCGGACATCAAGAAAATCACGAGTGGCCTTAAGGATAAACTAGGTGAGGGAGGGTACGGGTCCGTGTTCAAAGGAAGACTCCGGAGCGGCCGTGAGGTGGCGGTCAAGATTCTAAAGAAGGGAAAAACGAATGGGCAGGACTTCATTAGTGAAGTAGCTACCATTGGTAGAATTCATCATGTTAATGTTGTTGGACTCATTGGTTATTGCTTTGAGGGCTCTAAACAAGGTCTTGTCTACGATTTCATGCATAATGGATCTCTC GATAAGCACATTTTCTCACGAGAACAAGGGATTTCTCTTGAATGCAAGGAAGTGTATGAGATTGCTCTCGGAGTGGCTAGAGGGATTGAATATCTTCATCGAGGATGTGATATCCAAATTTTACACTTTGATATTAAGCCTCATAACATTCTTCTAGACGAGGATTTCACCCCAAAAGTTTCCGACTTTGGGCTCGCAAGATTGTATCCCACGGATTACAACACTGTGTCTTTGACTGCCGCGAGAGGAACCTTAGGGTACATGGCTCCGGAGCTCGTCTTCAAGAACCTTGGAGGCATCTCTTACAAAGCCGACGTCTATAGTTTCGGAAAattgttgatggaaatggcCACTAGAAGGAAGAACGAGGACAAGGTTACAGGGTGTTCAAGTCACACTTACTTTCCTTTATGGGTTCATGACCAAATCgataaagaattgaaaattCCAGTGGAAGTTAGTGAGGAcaagaggaaaataataaagaagatgataatagtTGCTCTTTGGTGCATACAATGGAATCACGATGATCGCCCTTCGATGCGAGAAAGTCTTGAAAATGCTCGAAGGAGAAGTAGATGA